The genome window CGTATCGGAGGAACGTTCGAGGTGGTAGGTTACCTCCTTCGCGGATTTCTCGGCAATCGCCGCTATCTCTTTGTCGCTGGAATCGATCAGCGCGGTCAGTTGCGACAGATGCCAAGCGTCGAACAGGAACTGCCGCATCATTGTCTGACCAAAATCGCCATTGGGTTGTTCAACCAGCAGCACATTGCGAAAATCCCAGACATCGCGGTGAAAGGCGAGCTTGTCGGCATCGCGGCCTGCGCCTTCGACTTCACCCGCCATGCCCAGCCACAGCTGCGTTTGCCCGATCAGGTCGAGCGCCACATTGGCCAGCGCGATGTCTTCTTCCAGCACTGGGGCGGTGCCGCACCATTCCGAAACGCGGTGGCCCAGCACAAGGGCGCTATCCCCCATGCGACAGAGGAATTCGAATTTAGGGTTAACCGTGGTCACATTGCCCCCACTTCGTCGGGAATGTCGAAGAAGGTAGGGTGGCGGTAAACCTTGTCGTTCGCAGGTTCATAAAGCGCGCCTTTTTCCTCGGGAGAGGAGGCGGCGATGGCGCTGGCCTCGACCGCCCAGATGCTCACGCCTTCGTTGCGGCGGGTATAGACGTCGCGGGCGTTTTTGATGGCCATTTCCGCATCAGCAGCGTGTAAGCTGCCGACATGGCGGTGGCTTAACCCGTGCTGACCACGGATAAAGATTTCCCAAAGGGGCCATTCTGTTGACCGGGTTTTGCCATGCGGCGCGGCCTCGGTGCCTTTGTATTCGCTGGATTCAGGGCTGCTCATCTTGCTTACTCCGCTGCCATTTGTTTGCTGCGCTTCTTCTCGGCGTGGGCCAAAAGCCCCTCGCGTACCCAGCGGCCCTCGTCCCAAGCCTTGTTGCGCGCGGCCAGCCGTTCGGTGTTGCAGGGGCCATTGCCCTTGAGCACCTGAAAGAACTCTTCCCAATCCGGCTCAGCAAAGTCGTAGTGGCCGGTGTCCTCGTTAAACTTGAGGGTTTCATCGGGGATCGTGAGGCCGAGGTATTCCGCCTGCGGCACCGTCTCATCGACGAATTTCTGGCGCAGCTCATCGTTGGTGTTCATCTTGATTTTCCACGCCATCGACTGCGCGGAATGGACCGAGTCTTTGTCTGACGGGCCGAACATCATCAACGCCGGGAACCAGAAACGATTCAGCGCGTCTTGGGCCATTTTGCGCTGCGGCTCAGTGCCCTTGGCCATCTTCATCATGATGTCGAAGCCTTGGCGCTGGTGAAAGGATTCCTCTTTGCAAATCCGCACCATCGCGCGGGCATAAGGGCCATAAGAGGTCCGTTGCAGCGGTACTTGGTTCATGATCGCGGCACCGTCGACAAGCCAACCAACAGCGCCCATGTCGGCCCATGTCAGCGTGGGGTAGTTGAATATCGACGAGTACTTCATCTTGCCCGACAGCAGGTCGCGGGTCATCTGGTCGCGAGTGACGCCCAGCGTTTCCGCCGCGCAATAGAGGTAGAGACCGTGGCCTGCCTCATCCTGTACCTTGGCCAACAGGATCGCCTTGCGCTCCAGTGTCGGCGCGCGGGTGATCCAGTTGCCTTCCGGCAATTGGCCGACGATCTCGGAATGCGCGTGCTGACCGATCTGGCGGACCAGGTTTTTGCGATAGCCCTCGGGCATCCAGTCCTTGGGTTCAATTTTGCCGCCCGCGTCGATACGCTCCTGAAAGGCGCGCTCTTCGGGGTCCATCTCGTCGAGGGATTTGATGCCCTTGCCGGTGGATTTGATCATCTGTGCATACATCGGTCTGTTCCTTTCTCGGAAAGAAGTCTCAGCCTGCGTT of Sulfitobacter sp. DSM 110093 contains these proteins:
- the paaC gene encoding 1,2-phenylacetyl-CoA epoxidase subunit PaaC, producing the protein MGDSALVLGHRVSEWCGTAPVLEEDIALANVALDLIGQTQLWLGMAGEVEGAGRDADKLAFHRDVWDFRNVLLVEQPNGDFGQTMMRQFLFDAWHLSQLTALIDSSDKEIAAIAEKSAKEVTYHLERSSDTVIGLGDGTEESHRRMQAALDLLWPYVGEMFLGDDVDAAMKDAGIAPDPASLRASYDQLVGDTLAAATLIKPKDDFAHKGGKSGARHSEHLGHMLTQMQWLQRAYPDATW
- the paaB gene encoding 1,2-phenylacetyl-CoA epoxidase subunit PaaB, whose protein sequence is MSSPESSEYKGTEAAPHGKTRSTEWPLWEIFIRGQHGLSHRHVGSLHAADAEMAIKNARDVYTRRNEGVSIWAVEASAIAASSPEEKGALYEPANDKVYRHPTFFDIPDEVGAM
- the paaA gene encoding 1,2-phenylacetyl-CoA epoxidase subunit PaaA — encoded protein: MYAQMIKSTGKGIKSLDEMDPEERAFQERIDAGGKIEPKDWMPEGYRKNLVRQIGQHAHSEIVGQLPEGNWITRAPTLERKAILLAKVQDEAGHGLYLYCAAETLGVTRDQMTRDLLSGKMKYSSIFNYPTLTWADMGAVGWLVDGAAIMNQVPLQRTSYGPYARAMVRICKEESFHQRQGFDIMMKMAKGTEPQRKMAQDALNRFWFPALMMFGPSDKDSVHSAQSMAWKIKMNTNDELRQKFVDETVPQAEYLGLTIPDETLKFNEDTGHYDFAEPDWEEFFQVLKGNGPCNTERLAARNKAWDEGRWVREGLLAHAEKKRSKQMAAE